In Hwangdonia lutea, a single window of DNA contains:
- a CDS encoding queuosine precursor transporter — MTVKDKLAAQRIYMLLGALFITSLVVSNLIFQKFFYWHPLDIEVFGSKLFIVSVGILPYPITFLITDLISEIYGKKRANQVVVTGIFASLFSVLIVYVADIVPAFANSPINDAIFTQVFGRTILAVGASMTAYLFAQFVDIQIYHFWKKLTHGKYLWLRNNFSTWLSQFVDTFSVVFLLCFFEVLPWSLFKGLLVSGFLFKVFVAACDTPFLYLGVYLFRKRFNLKVNEEIDLL, encoded by the coding sequence ATGACCGTAAAAGACAAACTTGCAGCACAGCGTATTTACATGCTTTTAGGTGCGCTATTTATAACATCGTTAGTGGTTTCAAACTTAATTTTTCAAAAGTTTTTTTATTGGCACCCCTTGGATATCGAAGTTTTTGGCAGTAAACTTTTTATAGTGTCGGTTGGTATTTTGCCCTATCCCATTACCTTTTTAATCACCGATTTAATTAGCGAGATTTACGGTAAAAAGCGCGCCAATCAGGTGGTGGTTACCGGTATATTTGCTTCTTTGTTTTCGGTTTTAATTGTTTATGTGGCCGACATTGTTCCCGCTTTTGCCAATTCGCCCATTAACGATGCCATTTTTACTCAAGTTTTTGGCAGAACTATTTTAGCGGTTGGTGCCAGCATGACCGCCTATTTATTTGCGCAGTTTGTAGACATTCAAATTTATCATTTCTGGAAAAAACTCACCCATGGCAAATACCTTTGGTTGCGCAATAATTTCTCGACGTGGTTATCGCAGTTTGTCGATACCTTTTCAGTCGTTTTTTTACTGTGTTTTTTCGAGGTTTTACCCTGGAGCCTTTTTAAAGGTTTATTGGTTAGCGGATTTTTATTTAAGGTTTTTGTTGCCGCTTGCGATACACCTTTTTTATATTTGGGCGTTTATTTATTCAGAAAACGTTTTAATTTAAAGGTAAACGAAGAGATCGATTTACTTTAA
- a CDS encoding HEAT repeat domain-containing protein, which translates to MDFSSLNNDEFVEYVIKEHKKRNTKEFYETQRIRKKEDEFVTMELRKAGFKVSSLFDLVNFKQTDFGYINLLLNLLDSEKITDSIMKDGMVRAITVRKAKGIAENQLLKFYGNLKTEQEKETIGWSIGNWFDHLYSDSYFEPIKEISSNKNNGISRQMFVKALGKTKEHKPIAEKLLFELTFDNEVVLHAISALGKLKSTNSIERLTELTNNKNKTIKKVANKALKKITTE; encoded by the coding sequence ATGGATTTTAGCAGTTTAAATAATGACGAATTTGTCGAATATGTAATAAAAGAACATAAGAAAAGAAACACTAAAGAGTTTTATGAAACTCAGCGTATCCGAAAAAAGGAAGACGAATTTGTTACAATGGAACTTAGAAAAGCTGGATTTAAAGTTTCTAGTTTATTTGACCTTGTAAATTTTAAACAAACTGACTTCGGATATATAAATCTATTGCTTAATCTGTTGGACTCTGAAAAAATAACTGACTCCATTATGAAAGATGGAATGGTAAGAGCAATAACAGTAAGAAAAGCAAAGGGAATTGCCGAAAATCAATTATTGAAATTTTACGGTAACCTGAAAACTGAACAAGAAAAAGAAACTATTGGATGGAGCATTGGAAACTGGTTTGATCACTTATATTCGGATTCTTACTTTGAACCAATAAAAGAAATTTCGTCTAATAAGAATAATGGAATATCAAGACAGATGTTTGTAAAGGCACTTGGAAAAACAAAAGAGCATAAACCAATAGCCGAAAAATTATTGTTTGAATTGACTTTTGACAATGAAGTTGTTTTACACGCAATTAGTGCACTTGGTAAACTAAAATCGACGAACTCGATTGAAAGACTGACTGAATTAACGAATAATAAAAATAAAACTATAAAAAAGGTAGCTAATAAAGCATTGAAAAAAATAACAACAGAATAA
- the folK gene encoding 2-amino-4-hydroxy-6-hydroxymethyldihydropteridine diphosphokinase, translated as MKKPITYHIALGSNKGDKFKNLQNALDAIHKKIGHIKRISKVYKSPAFGFESDDFFNACAVMASHLSAEQVLQELLNIETALGRTRKQGAGYEARTIDLDIVFAETEIIDTKTLQVPHPEMEKRRFVLQPLNDIASKIKHPKLNKEVAVLLNECEDESVLEPINIWLKNPSKTYDFSQYNYIAIEGNIGAGKTSLATKMAQDFNAKLILERFADNPFLPKFYKDAQRYAFTLEMSFLADRYQQISDDLSQLDLFKDFIVSDYDVFKSLIFSKITLAEDEFMLYRKLFNLMYKDLKKPELYVYLYQNTERLQQNIKKRGRDYEQNIDNDYLEKINAGYLEFLKTQSDFNVKIIDISDKDFVENRADYLWVLGEVCWE; from the coding sequence ATGAAAAAACCAATCACATATCATATTGCATTAGGCAGTAACAAAGGCGATAAATTTAAAAATTTACAAAATGCCTTGGATGCAATCCATAAAAAAATAGGGCATATAAAACGGATTTCGAAAGTTTATAAATCGCCTGCTTTTGGTTTTGAAAGTGATGACTTTTTTAATGCCTGTGCGGTTATGGCATCGCATTTAAGTGCGGAACAGGTATTGCAGGAATTACTAAATATTGAAACCGCTTTAGGGCGCACCCGAAAACAAGGAGCGGGTTACGAAGCTCGAACCATAGATTTGGATATCGTTTTTGCCGAAACCGAAATTATAGATACGAAAACCTTGCAAGTGCCGCATCCCGAAATGGAAAAACGCAGGTTTGTATTGCAACCCCTTAACGATATTGCCTCTAAAATAAAGCATCCAAAACTTAATAAAGAAGTTGCTGTTTTATTAAATGAATGTGAAGACGAATCGGTTTTAGAACCCATTAATATTTGGTTGAAAAACCCAAGTAAAACTTATGATTTTTCACAATACAACTACATTGCCATTGAAGGGAATATTGGGGCCGGAAAAACCAGTTTAGCTACTAAAATGGCGCAGGATTTTAATGCGAAACTCATATTAGAACGCTTTGCCGACAATCCGTTTTTGCCAAAATTTTATAAAGATGCTCAGCGTTACGCCTTTACCTTAGAGATGAGTTTTTTGGCCGATAGATACCAGCAAATCTCTGACGATTTATCGCAGCTCGATTTGTTTAAAGATTTTATAGTGAGCGATTACGATGTGTTTAAATCGCTTATTTTCTCGAAAATCACCTTGGCCGAAGATGAATTTATGCTATACCGAAAGCTTTTTAATTTGATGTACAAAGATTTAAAAAAGCCCGAATTGTATGTGTATTTATACCAAAATACGGAGCGGTTGCAACAAAACATAAAAAAACGCGGTCGCGATTACGAGCAGAATATCGACAACGATTATTTGGAAAAAATTAACGCTGGTTACTTGGAGTTTTTAAAAACCCAAAGCGACTTTAATGTAAAAATTATTGATATTTCTGATAAGGATTTTGTTGAGAATCGCGCAGATTATTTGTGGGTTTTGGGAGAGGTTTGTTGGGAGTGA
- a CDS encoding sigma-70 family RNA polymerase sigma factor produces the protein MRQLKITKQVTNRESKSLDKYLQDISKIPLITADEEVELAQRIRQGDQKALDTLTTANLRFVVSVSKQYQNQGLSLPDLINEGNAGLVKAAKRFDETRGFKFISYAVWWIRQAILQALAEQSRIVRLPLNKIGSINKINKAYSFLEQEHERAPSAEEIAKNLDLSVKNVKQSMKISGRHVSMDAPLKEGETFSLYDVVMSDESPKPDNGLMRDSLNIELNRALDTLSEKEAEVIRNYYGISKKHPMSLQEIGISFGLTRERVRQIKEKGIRRLRHTSKSKVLKTYLG, from the coding sequence ATGAGGCAATTAAAAATCACTAAACAAGTTACTAATAGAGAGTCTAAATCGCTTGATAAATATCTACAAGATATTAGCAAAATACCGTTAATTACCGCAGACGAAGAAGTGGAGTTGGCGCAAAGAATTCGCCAAGGCGATCAAAAAGCATTAGATACACTTACAACCGCTAACTTGCGTTTTGTTGTTTCAGTCTCAAAACAATACCAAAATCAAGGTCTGTCATTACCAGATTTAATTAACGAAGGTAACGCAGGCTTGGTAAAAGCGGCGAAACGTTTTGACGAAACTAGAGGTTTTAAATTTATTTCTTATGCTGTTTGGTGGATTCGACAAGCAATTCTTCAAGCTTTAGCAGAACAATCTCGAATAGTTAGATTACCTTTGAACAAAATTGGTTCTATAAATAAAATAAACAAAGCTTATTCATTTTTAGAACAAGAGCATGAAAGAGCACCGAGTGCTGAAGAAATTGCTAAAAACCTAGACCTTTCGGTTAAAAACGTAAAACAGTCTATGAAGATTTCTGGCCGACACGTTTCAATGGATGCGCCTTTGAAAGAAGGAGAAACGTTTAGTTTGTATGATGTAGTAATGTCTGACGAATCGCCAAAACCAGATAATGGTTTAATGAGAGATTCCTTAAACATTGAGTTAAATAGAGCATTGGACACGCTATCTGAAAAAGAGGCCGAAGTAATACGAAACTATTACGGCATAAGTAAAAAGCACCCGATGAGCCTACAGGAAATAGGCATTTCGTTTGGATTAACACGCGAACGGGTAAGACAAATTAAAGAAAAAGGTATTCGCAGATTGCGACATACCTCTAAAAGTAAAGTATTAAAAACGTATTTAGGATAG
- a CDS encoding AsmA-like C-terminal region-containing protein, protein MKKAIKIIGITLLIIIALLIAIPFAFQGQIKDIVKRFINENVNAKVEFSDVSLSFISSFPQAHVSVSDLVISNFEPFKDETLATAKSIAFTMPIKELFKTASEDPITVNSIDVDAILLTLKTNKFGDVNYDIAKADENVSAETPSSSFSFNLEDYSVNNSALTYLDEASNMIIHVSEINHTGNGIFSAEASELNTKSEANLSITLDSTTYLSNNPVKLDALIGLDLNNSIYTFKENKGFINDLPLEFQGFVKQLENGQEIDITFKNPESDFKNFLAVIPKTYSKNIDDVQTTGDFKINGSIKGLNSDETIPNLDINITSNNASFKYPDLPKRVSNISINTSIKNTTGNVDDTFVAIKKLNFKIDNDVFKSSATLKNITKNMLVNANIDGVLNLANITKVYPIELDNALSGILKGKINTSFDMKAIETNAYQRIKNNGSASITDFVFSSEDIVNPIHISQADMTFNPGTVSLNHFKAKTGDSDLNATGTIKNLLGFLLSDNTLQGNFNVNSNVFKVSDFMKEDEASAENKTTTDTESLKIPAFLDCTINADAKTVVYDNLNLKDVKGTLLIKDQQATLKNMTSSIFDGALSIAGDVSTKSETPTFNLNLGADGFDISQSFNNMELLQNLAPIAKLLAGKLNTNISLSGKLDSEFSPKLSSMSGNAFAELLATRIGASQSELMTKLEGALNFIDFKKLDLKDLKTKLEFANGQVSVKPFQIKYDDIVINVSGSHGFDKTLNYSAIFNVPAKYLGSEINQLIGRINTEEAKNIAIPVTANIGGSYTNPTVKTDLTSGISSLTNQLIEIEKQKLLNQGKDKVKDLIGDVIGGNKTKTDSLKKEQNNTVKDVLGGIINKNKTPSDSTKTNTNDAVKNVLGGLLGKKKKATDTVN, encoded by the coding sequence ATGAAAAAGGCTATAAAAATTATTGGCATCACATTACTAATCATCATCGCACTTTTAATTGCAATCCCTTTTGCATTTCAAGGTCAGATTAAAGATATAGTTAAGCGCTTTATAAACGAAAACGTGAATGCCAAAGTGGAGTTTAGCGATGTTAGCTTAAGTTTTATCAGCAGCTTTCCGCAAGCCCATGTTAGCGTAAGCGATTTGGTTATTTCCAATTTTGAACCTTTTAAAGACGAAACCTTGGCCACCGCAAAAAGCATCGCCTTTACCATGCCCATAAAAGAGCTGTTTAAAACCGCGAGCGAAGATCCAATAACCGTAAATTCGATTGATGTTGACGCCATTTTATTAACCCTAAAAACAAACAAATTTGGCGACGTAAATTACGATATTGCCAAAGCAGATGAAAACGTTTCAGCCGAAACACCATCAAGTAGTTTTTCTTTTAATCTTGAAGATTACAGCGTCAATAACAGTGCGTTAACGTATTTGGATGAAGCTTCAAATATGATTATTCATGTATCTGAAATCAATCATACAGGCAACGGTATTTTTTCCGCGGAAGCATCAGAATTAAACACAAAAAGTGAAGCTAATTTGAGCATTACCTTGGATAGCACCACATATTTAAGCAACAACCCAGTAAAACTGGATGCTTTAATAGGGCTGGACTTAAACAACAGCATTTACACCTTTAAAGAAAACAAAGGTTTTATTAACGATTTGCCATTGGAGTTTCAAGGTTTTGTAAAGCAGTTGGAAAACGGACAAGAGATTGATATCACTTTTAAAAACCCGGAATCTGATTTTAAAAACTTCTTGGCGGTCATTCCAAAAACATATTCTAAAAATATCGACGATGTACAAACCACCGGCGATTTTAAAATAAATGGCAGTATAAAAGGCTTAAATTCCGATGAGACCATTCCTAATTTAGACATTAATATCACATCAAATAACGCCTCGTTTAAATATCCGGATTTACCAAAACGGGTAAGCAACATTTCCATAAATACATCCATAAAAAATACCACAGGCAATGTAGATGATACGTTTGTAGCCATTAAAAAACTGAATTTTAAAATTGACAATGATGTTTTTAAATCCTCGGCAACTCTAAAAAACATTACCAAAAATATGTTGGTAAACGCTAATATTGACGGTGTTTTAAATTTAGCCAACATTACCAAAGTGTATCCCATTGAATTGGATAATGCATTGAGCGGGATTCTAAAAGGAAAAATCAACACGTCTTTCGACATGAAAGCGATTGAAACCAATGCTTACCAGCGCATTAAAAATAATGGTTCGGCAAGCATTACCGATTTTGTGTTTTCATCGGAAGATATTGTAAACCCTATCCATATTTCGCAAGCAGACATGACCTTTAATCCGGGAACGGTTTCATTAAATCATTTTAAAGCCAAAACGGGCGATAGCGATTTAAACGCCACCGGAACCATTAAAAACCTATTGGGCTTTTTACTAAGCGACAACACACTACAAGGAAATTTTAACGTGAATTCCAATGTATTTAAAGTGAGTGATTTTATGAAAGAAGATGAAGCTTCCGCTGAAAATAAAACGACCACTGATACCGAATCTTTAAAAATTCCAGCCTTTTTAGATTGCACCATAAATGCCGATGCCAAAACCGTGGTTTACGACAATTTAAACTTAAAAGATGTGAAAGGCACGCTGTTGATTAAAGACCAGCAAGCGACCTTAAAAAATATGACGTCCAGTATTTTTGACGGCGCGTTGTCCATTGCCGGCGATGTGTCAACAAAAAGCGAAACACCCACTTTTAATTTGAATTTGGGTGCTGATGGGTTTGATATTTCCCAGTCGTTTAACAACATGGAACTGCTTCAAAATTTAGCGCCAATTGCCAAATTGCTCGCCGGAAAATTAAATACCAATATTAGTCTTTCGGGTAAATTAGATAGTGAGTTTTCTCCGAAGTTAAGTAGTATGTCCGGTAACGCTTTCGCGGAATTGTTAGCCACTCGAATTGGTGCAAGCCAAAGTGAATTGATGACCAAGCTTGAAGGCGCATTGAATTTTATAGATTTTAAAAAATTGGATTTAAAGGATTTAAAAACCAAATTGGAATTCGCCAACGGACAGGTAAGCGTAAAACCATTTCAAATAAAATACGATGATATTGTAATTAATGTTTCGGGATCGCATGGTTTTGATAAAACCTTAAATTACAGTGCCATTTTTAATGTACCCGCAAAATATTTAGGCAGCGAGATTAATCAGTTAATTGGAAGAATTAACACCGAAGAAGCTAAAAATATCGCCATTCCGGTTACGGCCAATATTGGTGGTTCTTACACGAATCCGACGGTAAAAACCGATTTAACTAGTGGTATTAGTAGCCTAACAAATCAACTTATCGAAATTGAAAAACAAAAACTATTAAATCAAGGCAAAGACAAGGTCAAGGATTTAATTGGCGATGTTATTGGCGGTAATAAAACTAAAACAGACTCCCTTAAAAAAGAACAAAATAATACGGTTAAGGATGTTTTGGGCGGTATTATCAATAAAAACAAAACACCCTCAGATTCTACAAAGACAAACACCAACGATGCGGTTAAAAATGTACTTGGTGGCTTATTAGGCAAAAAGAAAAAAGCAACGGATACGGTTAATTAG
- a CDS encoding class I SAM-dependent methyltransferase encodes MTKKQKKPWPTKDVMHQIYDMHLWGGKDFDFYSGEGSHNPEIINPYLDAIIGFLNAFAEKITVCDLGCGDFNIGKHLATYSKKYTAVDIVETLIERNKKLFKKDNLEFRCLDISKEALPQADCIILRQVLQHLSNAEIQSTLKKLEAFKYIILTEHIPVGSFTPNKDIISGQGIRLKQNSGVNILEAPFNFKIKNEKQLNKYVLDDKKGRIVTTLFEVF; translated from the coding sequence GTGACTAAAAAACAAAAAAAGCCTTGGCCAACTAAAGATGTGATGCACCAGATTTATGACATGCATCTTTGGGGTGGAAAAGACTTCGATTTTTATTCGGGAGAAGGCTCGCACAACCCAGAAATTATAAACCCATATTTAGATGCTATTATTGGTTTTTTAAACGCTTTCGCGGAAAAAATAACGGTTTGCGATTTAGGCTGTGGCGATTTTAATATCGGTAAACACCTTGCCACATACAGCAAAAAATATACTGCTGTTGATATTGTTGAAACCCTAATTGAAAGAAATAAAAAATTATTCAAAAAAGACAACTTAGAGTTTCGTTGTTTGGATATTTCAAAAGAAGCACTACCCCAAGCAGACTGCATTATTTTACGGCAAGTGTTACAGCATTTATCGAATGCCGAAATACAAAGCACTTTAAAAAAACTAGAGGCTTTTAAGTACATTATTTTAACCGAACACATCCCAGTTGGCAGCTTTACCCCAAACAAAGACATTATTTCCGGGCAAGGGATTCGACTAAAACAAAACAGCGGCGTTAATATTTTGGAAGCGCCTTTTAATTTTAAGATTAAAAATGAAAAACAACTTAACAAGTATGTTTTGGATGATAAAAAAGGACGTATTGTAACGACGTTGTTTGAAGTATTTTAA
- a CDS encoding DUF2797 domain-containing protein — translation MNYQGVLTKMETEFSQPIQYYLVFENDFLNMNQLLNKTITMQFVKYQCLNCGLDKPIYRQGFDKQCFFEVPQAADWIMRPELSTAHLGKEDRDLAYEKKVQLQPHIVYLANSSNVKVGVTRKQQVPTRWIDQGAHEAIEIVEVPNRYLAGITEVALKDHVADKTNWRKMLKNDVEDEDLVEWRERLKTYIPDEAKDYFIENNTETNIEFPVYKYPLKPKSLNIIKQQQYTGKLVGIKGQYLIFEDETVFNVRANEGLVIQISLP, via the coding sequence ATGAACTACCAAGGTGTTTTAACAAAAATGGAAACTGAGTTTTCGCAACCTATTCAATATTATTTAGTGTTTGAAAACGATTTTTTAAACATGAATCAGTTGCTGAATAAAACCATAACCATGCAATTTGTTAAGTATCAGTGCTTAAATTGTGGATTGGATAAGCCCATTTATCGACAAGGTTTCGATAAGCAATGTTTTTTTGAAGTACCTCAAGCAGCAGATTGGATTATGCGCCCGGAATTAAGTACTGCACATTTGGGTAAAGAAGACCGCGATTTAGCTTACGAAAAGAAAGTGCAGCTGCAACCACACATTGTGTATTTGGCAAACTCCAGTAACGTAAAGGTCGGGGTTACCCGAAAACAACAAGTGCCAACACGCTGGATAGACCAAGGGGCGCACGAAGCCATTGAAATTGTAGAAGTCCCAAACAGGTATTTGGCAGGCATAACCGAAGTGGCTTTAAAAGACCATGTGGCCGATAAAACCAACTGGCGAAAAATGCTTAAAAATGATGTGGAGGATGAAGATTTAGTGGAATGGCGCGAGCGCTTAAAGACATATATTCCCGATGAGGCTAAAGATTATTTTATTGAAAACAACACTGAAACAAATATCGAATTTCCTGTTTATAAGTACCCGCTAAAACCTAAAAGCTTAAATATAATTAAACAGCAGCAATACACAGGAAAGTTGGTTGGCATAAAAGGGCAATATTTAATTTTTGAAGATGAAACGGTTTTTAATGTTCGTGCTAACGAAGGTTTGGTTATTCAAATAAGCTTGCCGTAG
- a CDS encoding RNA methyltransferase has translation MRKLKNSELDRLSINAFKEATKTPLIIILDNIRSLNNIGSVFRTSDAFLIEKIYLCGITATPPHKDIHKTALGSTETVEWEYAENTLDVVEKLKAENVKICSIEQAENATMLNNFTPKRQTTYALVFGNEVKGVAQNVVSASDTVIEIPQFGTKHSLNISVSCGVVVWDVFSKIK, from the coding sequence ATGCGCAAACTAAAAAATAGCGAATTAGACCGATTAAGCATTAATGCTTTTAAAGAAGCGACAAAAACACCGCTTATCATTATTCTCGACAATATTAGAAGTTTGAATAATATTGGTTCGGTTTTTAGAACCAGTGACGCTTTTTTAATTGAAAAAATTTATTTGTGTGGCATCACCGCAACACCACCACATAAAGACATCCATAAAACCGCTTTGGGAAGCACCGAAACGGTAGAATGGGAATACGCCGAAAACACGTTGGATGTGGTTGAAAAACTGAAAGCCGAAAACGTAAAAATATGCTCAATTGAACAAGCTGAAAACGCCACGATGCTTAACAACTTTACGCCTAAACGACAAACAACTTATGCCTTAGTTTTTGGCAACGAGGTAAAAGGTGTTGCTCAAAATGTGGTTTCTGCTAGCGATACCGTGATTGAAATCCCCCAATTTGGAACCAAACATTCCCTAAATATTTCAGTGAGTTGCGGCGTTGTGGTTTGGGATGTGTTTAGTAAAATAAAATAA
- the rpsU gene encoding 30S ribosomal protein S21 produces the protein MLKIIVKDGENIERALKRYKRKHRNIKVMQNLRDGQFFTKPSVKRRREIQKAAYIQRLRDQEDI, from the coding sequence ATGCTAAAAATTATTGTAAAAGATGGCGAAAACATCGAACGCGCCTTAAAACGTTACAAAAGAAAACACCGTAACATTAAAGTAATGCAGAATTTAAGAGACGGACAGTTTTTTACCAAACCTTCGGTAAAAAGACGTCGTGAAATTCAAAAAGCCGCTTACATTCAAAGGTTACGAGATCAAGAAGATATATAG